Proteins from one Telopea speciosissima isolate NSW1024214 ecotype Mountain lineage chromosome 1, Tspe_v1, whole genome shotgun sequence genomic window:
- the LOC122640668 gene encoding outer envelope pore protein 16, chloroplastic-like: protein MPNSRFSGSFSSPDVSVTIDMGNPFLNRTVDGFLKIGTVAAARVATEETYHCIRKGSFSKNKLEHSLKKMCKEGAYWGTIAGVYVGMEYGVERIRGTRDWKNAMLGGAVSGALISAASNSSRDKVVVDAITGAAIATAAEFLNYLT, encoded by the exons ATGCCGAACAGCAGGTTTTCTGGTTCATTCTCATCTCCGGATGTTAGCGTTACCATTGACATGGGAAATCCTTTTCTTAACCGCACCGTCGATGGCTTCTTGAAGATTGGAACT GTCGCGGCGGCAAGAGTAGCAACTGAAGAAACGTATCACTGTATTCGCAAAG GGAGCTTTTCCAAAAACAAATTGGAGCACTCA CTGAAGAAGATGTGCAAGGAGGGTGCTTATTGGG GGACTATAGCTGGTGTCTACGTGGGTATGGAGTATGGGGTGGAGAGGATCCGTGGCACAAGAGACTGG AAAAATGCGATGCTCGGGGGTGCAGTAAGTGGGGCTCTGATATCTGCAGCCAGCAACAGCAGTAGAGACAAAGTCGTGGTGGATGCTATTACAGGAGCTGCCATTGCTACTGCAGCCGAGTTCCTTAATTATCTTACTTGA
- the LOC122659816 gene encoding pentatricopeptide repeat-containing protein At1g07590, mitochondrial-like has translation MNAVALWCERRAFHGIYRTIIRSRITPRLHQIISSSFTFSTQNPDVSSELGNQTQDLREEELRNCLSWKIEKLARGQAVLSAFQSWMGDGFPVHRGDIFHAVNRLRKLNMNKRALEVMEWVIRERPYKLKELDYSYLLEFTIKLHGISQGERLFSRVPPEFQNELLFNNLVMACLEKAAIRLSLAYMKKMRELGHPISPYVFNRLIILHSSPGRRKAIPRILTQMKADGVVPHVSTYNILLKIEANQHNIQGLTKVFDDMKRAQVEPNEITYCILATAHAVARLYAVSEAYVEAVEKVKTGDNWSTLDVLLMLYGYLGKEKELECTWGVVQQLPHVRNKSFVLSIEAFGRIGRLNRSEEIWLEMKSSKQLRYTEQYNSIISIYCKHGLVDKASELFKEMEISVCNANAITYRHLALSCLKAGLVKEALKTLEVGMDQTTTTKVRRSAPWLETTHSIVEIFADMGDIENVKKLFGELKESRYTRYTFVYNTLIRAHVKAKVYDPDLLRKMILGGARPDDETYSLLKLLEQFRN, from the exons ATGAATGCAGTGGCTCTGTGGTGCGAAAGGAGGGCCTTTCACGGCATCTATAGAACCATTATACGTAGTAGAATCACTCCGCGGCTCCACCaaattatctcttcttctttcaccTTCAGCACCCAAAATCCAGATGTTTCATCTGAGTTGGGAAACCAAACCCAAGACCTTCGAGAGGAGGAGCTTAGAAACTGCTTATCCTGGAAGATTGAGAAGCTCGCCAGAGGACAAGCCGTCCTCTCTGCCTTTCAGAGCTGGATGGGCGATGGATTTCCCGTTCACAGAGGCGATATCTTCCACGCCGTTAATCGACTGAGGAAACTCAATATGAATAAACGCGCCCTTGAG GTAATGGAATGGGTGATTAGGGAAAGACCCTACAAGTTGAAGGAGCTCGATTACTCTTATCTGTTGGAGTTCACGATTAAGCTTCATGGGATATCGCAAGGTGAGCGTCTCTTCTCCCGTGTACCTCCCGAGTTTCAGAATGAGTTGCTCTTCAACAATCTTGTCATGGCCTGCTTGGAAAAGGCCGCCATCAGGCTGTCATTGGCAtacatgaagaagatgagggaacTGGGACACCCCATCTCTCCCTATGTCTTCAATCGCCTCATAATCCTCCACTCCTCCCCTGGCCGCAGGAAAGCCATCCCAAGAATCCTCACTCAAATGAAGGCTGACGGCGTTGTCCCTCACGTCTCCACATATAACATTCTCTTGAAAATTGAAGCCAACCAGCACAACATTCAAGGGTTGACAAAGGTGTTTGATGATATGAAACGAGCACAAGTCGAGCCTAATGAAATAACTTACTGCATTTTGGCTACAGCCCATGCCGTGGCAAGGTTATATGCCGTGTCTGAGGCCTATGTTGAAGCAGTGGAGAAGGTGAAAACAGGGGATAATTGGTCAACCTTGGATGTTCTACTTATGTTATATGGCTatttggggaaggagaaggaactTGAGTGCACATGGGGTGTTGTACAACAACTCCCCCATGTTAGAAACAAGAGTTTTGTGCTTTCCATTGAAGCATTTGGAAGAATCGGACGGCTAAACCGATCTGAAGAAATTTGGTTGGAAATGAAGTCAAGTAAACAGTTGAGGTACACTGAGCAATACAACTCCATTATATCTATATATTGCAAACATGGGCTTGTTGATAAAGCATCGGAATTGTTCAAAGAAATGGAGATCAGTGTGtgcaatgcaaatgcaataacCTATCGACATCTCGCACTCAGTTGCTTGAAAGCAGGGTTAGTGAAGGAAGCCTTGAAAACTCTTGAAGTAGGGATGGATCAAACAACCACTACCAAGGTCAGGAGATCAGCCCCATGGTTGGAAACCACACATTCAATAGTTGAAATCTTTGCAGACATGGGTGATATAGAGAATGTAAAGAAATTGTTTGGGGAGTTGAAGGAATCTAGGTATACCAGATACACATTTGTGTATAATACCTTGATAAGGGCCCATGTCAAGGCTAAGGTTTATGATCCAGATCTTTTGCGAAAGATGATTCTAGGAGGGGCTAGGCCAGATGATGAGACCTACAGCCTCCTGAAACTTTTGGAGCAGTTTCGCAATTGA